The Salvelinus namaycush isolate Seneca chromosome 37, SaNama_1.0, whole genome shotgun sequence sequence AACGAAAAAAAGAGCTTCCCCGCCTCTCTGCAGAGAGTAGAGATCAGAGAAGGTAAAGGAGTGGCTTGTCTGAAAAAGGAACACATCACACAGACTTTCACCAAAATCCATGATCTGGTCAAATACTCCATCTTTGTATCAGTCAGCGTGTTAACAGAGGGTGGGGGTGAGATGGTagaggcagagaagagagggatcCAGATCGTTACTTCGTCATACACCATCCTCTTCAAGAGAACGCCCAAATACTTCAAACCTGGCATGCCCTTTGATGTCTCGGTTTACATTACGAATCCCGACAACTCTCCAGCCAATGGAGTGGAGATTGAGGTGGCTCCAGATAATGCTAAAGGGGTGACCAGGGCTAATGGCTTCGCCAAAGTTACACTTAACACCGTGGCATCAGCCAAAGAGCTGCCAATCACTGTGAAGACCAAGGACCCGGGTATCCTCCACACCAGACAGGCGGAGGCCACCATGAAGGCTCTCCCCTACAGGACTTCCACCGGGAATTTCATGTTGGGGTTGACTCTAATGAGCTGAAAATAGGAGACCCCATTAAGATCAATCTGAACCTGGGACCCCTCGCCCTACAAAACCATGACCTTACATACATGTTCCTGAGTAGAGGTCAGCTGGTGAAAGTGGGCAGATTCAGAAGACAGGGCAATgcgctggtgacactgtcagtgccCGTCTCCAAGGAAATGCTTCCGTCGTTCCGCATCATAGCGTACTACCATGTGGGAACAGATGACCTGGTGGCAGACTCTGTCTGGGTTGACGTCAAGGTCTCCTGCATGGGCTCGCTGAAAGTGACGTCGACCAGGCCCAAGGCATCCTATGAGCCTCGTAAGGCTTTCAGTCTGACCATCACTGGAGACCCAGGAGCTAAAGTAGGACTGGTGGCTGTAGACAAGGGAGTCTACGTTCTCAACAACAAACACCGTCTCACACAGACCAAGATCTGGGACACCATAGAGAAGCATGATACAGGCTGTACAGCTGGAGGGGGAGCAGATAATATGGGGGTGTTCTACGATGCTGGTCTGGTATTTGAGACCAACACCGCTAAAGGGACTGTGATCAGAACAGACCCCAGCTGTCCTGTTAGTTCCAGGCGGAGACGAGCAGTGACCATCAGTGACGTCATCACTACTATGGCCAGTAAGTACAATGGTCTGGCCAAGGAGTGTTGTGTGGACGGGTTGAGGGACAACACCATAGGGTACACCTGTGACAGACGGGCCCAGTACATCATAGATGGGGATGTCTGCATCCAAGCCTTCCTCGTCTGCTGCAATGAGATGGCCACAAAAAAGGATGAATTCAAACAGGATGCACTGCTGCTCTCACGCAGtgaagaggaggatgatgatgctTTCATGCGGTCTGAAGACATTGTGTCTCGTAGTCAGTTCCCTGAGAGCTGGATGTGGGAAGACACCAATCTTCCTGAATGCCCCGCCCAAGATAAGCACTGCGAGACCACGTCTGTAACAAAGAACAACTTCCTGAAAGATTCCATCACAACCTGGCAGATAACAGCCATCAGCCTGTCTAAAACTCATAGTATCTGTGTGGCAGATCCATTTGAGATGATAGTTCTAAAGGAGTTCTTCATTGACCTAAAGCTGCCCTACTCAGCTGTCCGCAACGAACAGCTGGAGGTCAAAGCAATCCTTCACAACTACAGCGAAGACCCCATCACTGTGCGTGTTGAGCTGATGGAGAATGGCGAGGTGTGCAGCTCGGCAAGCAAGAAGGGTAAGTACAAGCAGGAAGTGAACATGGACCCCATGTCCACCCGGGTTGTCCCCTATGTCATCATCCCTATGAAGCTGGGGCTGCACTCCATTGAGGTCAAGGCATCTGTGAAAAACTCTGGCAGCAATGACGGTGTGAAGAGGGACCTGCGCGTTGTGGCTGAGGGAGTGCTGGTCAAGAAGGAAAACAACGTACTCCTGAACCCGGTTAAACATGGTGGTGAGCAGACGGCACACATACCCAGTGGAGTGCCCCGGAACCAAGTGCCAAACTCTGATGCTGACACACTGATCAGTGTGACAGGTGGAGAGCAGACCAGTGTGCTGGTGGAGCAGGCCATCAGTGGAGACTCTCTGGGCAATCTGATAGTTCAGCCAGTCGGGTGTGGGGAACAGAACATGATCTACATGACCCTGCCTGTCATTGCTACACACTACCTGGACAACACCAAAAAGTGGGAGGATATTGGCCTGGACAGACGGAACATAGCCATCAAGTACATCAACATTGGTTACCAACGTGAGCTGGCCTACCGTAAAGAAGATGGCTCCTACGCTGCCTGGATCCACACAAAGAGCAGCACCTGGCTGACAGCGTACGTAGTAAAGGTGTTTGCCATGTCCAGTACATTGATCAGTGTTCAGGAAAATGTGCTATGTAGTGCTGTCAAGTGGCTGATCCTGAACACACAACAGCCAGACGGCATCTTCAATGAGTTTGCTCCTGTCTATCACTCAGAGATGACGGGTAACGTGAGGGGGTCGGACAGTGACGCGTCTATGACAGCCTTTGTTCTCATCGCCATGCAGGAAGCAAGCTGTGTGAGAAGTCTGCCAACAGCCTACCAGGCAGTATGGATAAGGCAGTAGTGTACCTCGAGAAGCGTCTTCCCCACCTCACGAACCCCTATGCTGTAGCTATGACTTCCTATGCTCTGGCCAATGCAGGGAAAAGGAGACCCTACTGAAGTTCGCCTCTCCACAGCTGGACCACTGGCCAGTCCCAGGTGGTCACCAGTACACGCTGGAGGCCACGTCGTATGCCCTGCTTGCCCTGGTCAAGGTGAAGGCCTTCGAAGAGGCCGGCCCAATAGTCAGGTGGCTTAACAAGCAGAAGAAagtgggagggggatacggatcCACACAGTCCACCATCATGGTGTTCCAGGCTGTGGCTGAGTATTGGAGCAACGTGAAGGACCTGAAAGACATTGACTTGAACATCAATCTAGAGGTGGCCGGCAGGGCATCAGTCACCAAGTGGTCCATCAACAACAAGAACCAGTTCCACACTCGTACAGACAAGGTCAACTCCATAGACAAGGACTTGACAGTAAAAGCCTCAGGAAATGGTGAGGCGACCTTGTCGGTGGTGACACTGTACTATGCCCTGCCAGAGGAGAAGGACAGTGACTGTGAAAGCTTTGACCTCTCTGTCACCCTCACTAAGATGGACAAAACAAGCCACGAGGACGCCAAGGAGTCATTTATGCTCACTGTTGAGGTGTTGTATCGTAACTCAGAGAGAGATGCGACCATGTCTATCCTGGACATCGGCTTGCTGACCGGCTTCATCGTAGACACAGATGATCTGAAAAAGTTGTCCAAGGGGAGGGAGCGCTACATAGAGAAGTTTGAGATGGACAAAGTTTTATCTGAAAGAGGATCTCTCATCCTCTATCTGGACAAGGTGTCCCATAAATTAGCAGACAGAATATCCTTTAAGATTCACAGAGTACAGGAAGTAGGAGTTCTACAGCCTGCTGCCATCTCTGTATACGAATACTACAACCAAAAGCACTGTGTGAAGTTCTACCACCCACAGAGGGAGGGTGGTACTCTGAGCAGACTGTGTCTTGGAGACGTGTGCACGTGTGCGGAAGAGAGCTGCAGTATGCAGAAGAAAGATGAGCCAGATGTCAACCGCATAGACAAAGCCTGCGGCGCGGGACTGGATTATGTTTACAAAGCTACGGTGGTGGACTCTAAGCtgacgacacacacagacacttacaCCATGAAGATCGATGACGTCGTCAAGCCAGGTACTGATGAGGTAATAGTGGGAAGGAATCGTGACTTCATGGGACTATCTTACTGTAGAGAGGCTCTGGGTCTAAAGCAGGGGAAACCATACATGATTATGGGGAAGTCTGAAGACCTGCACAGAGTGGAGGAGAAAGGACTGTTGCAGTACAAGTATGTCCTAGGAGAACAGACATGGATAGAGTACTGGCCCTCACAACAAGAGTGCACATCCAGAAACTACAGAAAAGTCTGTCTGGGCATCGATGAGTTCATTAACCAGATCACAACTTTCGGCTGCCCTGTTTAGTTTCTCTTGTTTTGTTAAATTTACATTTTTGTAACATTTCAATCCAGGTTGCATGCCCTGTCATCTCATTGTAACCTAGAGAGTGTATGACGATGAGTTTGACCACTTCGAATACATTCTGAAACTGACCAGTAAATTATGTACACTGTGCACAATAAAGCCGTTTGGGAaagaacatgttttttctttaAAGTTAACCTACGATGATGACGACTGCAAATGGCACACTTACACGTACATTTATATGTGCCATTTGCAGTCATCATCGTCATAGATTACTATGCCATAGTTACATTTTCTATGCCTTTATTTTAGCACTAAAATGACCCCTGCCTGCTGTAATAAGCATGAAAgaaatgcattaaaaaaaacatcttGTCTCATTCCTTTGTGTGCGTACCACCAGTCATTTTGTGGATTTAATTGTTTATTGGTTTTGAACACCAATCAAAGACTACTTCAGTTTAAGGTTGAGTGGGATGATAACTGGTTTAGTACTCATTCTAAATCAGTACTGTGTATCTTTCAACACTTCCTCATTGTTTTTACCAAATGCGATCAGGATTAGCAAGCATTTTCTCCTGCCCCATACGTCACTCAGCAAATAAGATGTACTGTATACAAGTCAGTCAGGGTAATAGACACTTTCATCACTGCCTTTACCGATGTGGAAACTTGTTTATAGAAACAAGATAATTTATAATCAGTTGTTAATTTATTATGAGCAAGGTTTTTACATTAGGGGTACAGACAAAGGACACTGACCCTTACCAGGAGGAAGTGTGTCTCTGTGATTGATGGGAGATATGCAGTATGTATTTTAGTAGACAACAGTTGTAgtgggatcacacacacacacacacgtgtaaacgcacacacacactgatgcggAACCTTTCATGTAAGCCTTGGGATGACACAGCCGGAGTGGCTCTGAGTGTTTGAAGGACATTTCAGTCTCAATCAGTGAAGATTAAAGACAAAAATATCAATAATCACCCCACATTAACCATAGCCCAACATCCTCACTCTCTTCCTGAACCCAGATGACAAAACCTGGTGCTAACATGTGttctttgtcctgatcttgtcaaCATTCTGATTGTGTCCACATTTTTTGGACAGGTTTTGGACAGGTGTAGACAATCAAAATACACATTGTGAACTAATTGTAATCAGATCTTTCTGACCACATCCGGAGGTAGTCAGGCACgcatttaatttgtatttattttatttaacatttatttaactaggcaagtcagttaagaaccaattcttatttacaatgacggcctacactgcaTCTTACAAGTGTACAGATCTGTTTGGTGAAACAATTTAACTCATCATTATAGCGAAAGTAAAATGATTGACTAAGCATGACATTATTTTGAAACAATATCTCTCTTTAATACATGGAAGGaccaggaaatctggtcacaatgcCGAGAGAATGGACAGATAACACATTTTAATACCATTTaatattttaacaaacctaacgcaatggtCTGTCAGAGTCCTTTAAGAACAGTGggttggagtcaggcgcagagagcagagggttcgaATAAATGTAGATTTATTTCCCGGGGAAAAACGGTCACGCCAAAACACACGGCGCATCAACTGACCGGCCCATACACAGGACCCAAAATGTCCGGAAAAACAAAATACAATAGACCATCCACACACTAACAGAAAtacaatcccgcacaaacctaggcgggcctaacaggcttaaatagacaAAAATCAAAAAACACAATaaggaacaggtgcaactaataagaccaaacgaacagaaaaggaaaaagggataggtggcggctagtaaaccggcgacgaTGACCGCCGAGCACctcccgaacaggcaggggagccaccttcggtgggagtcgtgacatgGTCAATCTAAGCGCAGGCAATAGTGCTATAAATTAGGGTTGGGTTTTGAAGAATTAATAAATTGTCGGTGTGTCAAGGCTTGgtccctcactggccaatcagaacgtgctccatGGCGAAATATGTAGTTGCTTCAGGTTGTGTATTTACAGTTTTGCCTTGGaatcaactccaattccaatgttagtccGTTGTAGTTTGTTAAATGGCTTACAGAAACGAAATAACAATCTATAGACCTATCCCATCTTTGCTAAATAGGCTTACTTGAACccatttgcagtccacattgttctaaaTAATTGCATGGCCTCAATttcattcacactgatataggggctaggcctactgtaaactGCATTATGGCTGAGCATGGGACGTGCCAAACATGGTCAATAGGCAAGATTAAATTCAttattgataaggcctaaaaagaGAACAAATAATTCTAATCAAATTCTAAACAAAACTAAATAAATTGTTTTAAATAGGAAAATGGTATGTTTGAATCAACGTTATTGTTTCGACGTCATAGACTAAGTcaaataacatacagtaccagtcaaaagtttggacattgtagaataatagtgaatacatcaaaactatgaaataacacatatggaatcatgtagtaaggaaaaaagttttaaacaaatccaaatatattttatatttcagattcttcaaagtagccaccatttgccttgatgacagcgttgcacgctcttggcattctctcaaccagcttcacctggaatgcatttcaaataacaggtgtgccttgttaaaagttaatttgtggaatttctttccttcattatgcgtttgagccaatcagttgtgttgtgacaaggaagggttggtatacagaagatagccctatttggtaaaagaaaaagtccatattatggaagaacagttcaaataagcaaagagaaacgacagtccatcattactttaagaaaatactactaaaggacatcagtaagaagaagagacttgtttgggccaagaaacacaagcaatggacattagaccggtggaaatctgtcctttggtctgatgagtccaaatttgagatttttggatccaaccaccgtgtctttgtgagacgcagagtaggtgaactgatgatctGTGCATGTGTGGTTACCAccgtgaagaatggaggaggaggtgtgatggtgctttgttggtgacactgtcagtgatttatttagaattcaagacacacttaaccagcatggctaccacagcattctgcagcgatacgccatcccatctggtttgcgctttgtgggactatcatttgtttttcaataggacaatgacccaacacacctccaggcagtgtaagggctatttgaccaagaaggagagtgatggagtgctgcatcagatccaAGGAAGCAGTAGAGCGGGGGTCCAGGGAAACAAGACTGACGAGACGAGGGACTGAcaacagggaccagagtcagagctgaCAGAATGAGCAGAGACTatgatctggcagtgtggaactggcagggctgagtatttgtagaggtcttgattatggaacaggttgcagctggtggggatctgctctgactccagcacacctgtctccactcacacaatcagatacacccacacagagagagggatggagagagcaaTGGGGGAGTGGCGGATGGttagggagacacaggatgagaagTAGAGGGCGTGGCACGGGCAGATGTaacagacctcaacccaattgagatggtttgggatgagttggacagcagggtgaaggaaaagcagacaacaagtgcacagcatatgtgggaactccttcaagactgttggaaaagcattccatgtgaagctgattgagagaattccaagagtgtacaaatcaatatattttatataacacttttatataacacttttttggttactacatgattccatgtgtgttatttcatagttttgatgtcttcactattattctacaatgtagaaaaaagtaaaaaataaagacaaacccttaaatgagtaggtgtgtccaaacttttgacttgtactgtatgtctAATTAAATATTAAATTCAGCATAATTTCAACCACCCAATATACACTGagcataccaaacattaggaacaccttcctaatgttgagttgcaccCTCCCATTTttccctcaaaacagcctcaatttgttggggcatggactctacaaggtgtcgaaagagttccacaggaatgctggcccatgttgactccaatgctttccacagttgtgtcaagttgtctggatgtcctttgggtggtggactattcttgatacacacaggaaactgttgaccgtgaaaaacccagcagcgttgcaattcttgacacaaactggtgcacctggcaccttcTACCATACCCTGTTTAAAAGGCAATAAAatctttggtcttgcccattcaccttctgaatggcacacctacacaatctatgtctccattgtctcaaggcttaaaaatccttctttaacctgtctcctccccttcatctgcattgacttaagtggatttaaaaagtgatataagagatcatagctttcacgtggtcagtctgtcatgggaagagcaggtgttcttaatgtcttGTATACGCAGTGTATAATGAATAtagaatgatttttttttttacttttctattTGGAATCTACAACGCAATTTCTACGTATACATTGTTCTGATAATTATGTTGAAATTAGATTGATGGAACAATCTGTTTGTCAGGTTAAGTaaatgtatttaagttgaagtttaTCCTCATTTCAATGTTTACAACACTGGTTGAAATGAGATGAAAACAGTACCGTTTGATGACCTTTTGTTTTCATCCAATGTACACTGATTCcatgtcacaatacgttgacaaattaacACTGAAACAATgatgattcaaccagtgtgtgcccaggtGGGAAGGTCCAGGGGGGTCAATCTAATGTGGTTTAGGAGATAGAAGGTCCTTCCAGTTGTGTTGAAATACCTGGCATCAGAGTTGAATATGAAAGAAACAGCATGCCTGCTCACTATTTAAGTGCTCAATCacctaatcacctaatcatgatcttcagctTAGAATGCAAtatgattaatcagctgtgtttgctaggga is a genomic window containing:
- the LOC120031250 gene encoding LOW QUALITY PROTEIN: complement C3-like (The sequence of the model RefSeq protein was modified relative to this genomic sequence to represent the inferred CDS: inserted 3 bases in 3 codons), with the translated sequence MWVGNLLCLAALAVALSLPTLSDGAALQVLSAPNLLCVGSNENIFVESQDHTGGPLNVKIMVKNHPTQSKELVSKSVVLDQANNFQAMTQLVIPEGDHFVDDPKQKQYVVLQAQFPDRLLEKVVLVSFQSGYIFIQTDKTIYTPASTIYYRVFSMTPGLEPLTREIFEDKEVAKNKEIAVSVEIMTPENITIFREIINPDKGVKSGQFILPAIVSFGTWHVVARFQSTPQMTFSSDFEVKEYVLPSFEVSLTPGKAFFYIDDKDLTVDITARYLYGKEVTGTGYVVFGVITTENEKKSFPASLQRVEIREGKGVACLKKEHITQTFTKIHDLVKYSIFVSVSVLTEGGGEMVEAEKRGIQIVTSSYTILFKRTPKYFKPGMPFDVSVYITNPDNSPANGVEIEVAPDNAKGVTRANGFAKVTLNTVASAKELPITVKTKDPGILHTRQAEATMKALPYRTSTGNXHVGVDSNELKIGDPIKINLNLGPLALQNHDLTYMFLSRGQLVKVGRFRRQGNALVTLSVPVSKEMLPSFRIIAYYHVGTDDLVADSVWVDVKVSCMGSLKVTSTRPKASYEPRKAFSLTITGDPGAKVGLVAVDKGVYVLNNKHRLTQTKIWDTIEKHDTGCTAGGGADNMGVFYDAGLVFETNTAKGTVIRTDPSCPVSSRRRRAVTISDVITTMASKYNGLAKECCVDGLRDNTIGYTCDRRAQYIIDGDVCIQAFLVCCNEMATKKDEFKQDALLLSRSEEEDDDAFMRSEDIVSRSQFPESWMWEDTNLPECPAQDKHCETTSVTKNNFLKDSITTWQITAISLSKTHSICVADPFEMIVLKEFFIDLKLPYSAVRNEQLEVKAILHNYSEDPITVRVELMENGEVCSSASKKGKYKQEVNMDPMSTRVVPYVIIPMKLGLHSIEVKASVKNSGSNDGVKRDLRVVAEGVLVKKENNVLLNPVKHGGEQTAHIPSGVPRNQVPNSDADTLISVTGGEQTSVLVEQAISGDSLGNLIVQPVGCGEQNMIYMTLPVIATHYLDNTKKWEDIGLDRRNIAIKYINIGYQRELAYRKEDGSYAAWIHTKSSTWLTAYVVKVFAMSSTLISVQENVLCSAVKWLILNTQQPDGIFNEFAPVYHSEMTGNVRGSDSDASMTAFVLIAMQEXKLCEKSANSLPGSMDKAVVYLEKRLPHLTNPYAVAMTSYALANAXEKETLLKFASPQLDHWPVPGGHQYTLEATSYALLALVKVKAFEEAGPIVRWLNKQKKVGGGYGSTQSTIMVFQAVAEYWSNVKDLKDIDLNINLEVAGRASVTKWSINNKNQFHTRTDKVNSIDKDLTVKASGNGEATLSVVTLYYALPEEKDSDCESFDLSVTLTKMDKTSHEDAKESFMLTVEVLYRNSERDATMSILDIGLLTGFIVDTDDLKKLSKGRERYIEKFEMDKVLSERGSLILYLDKVSHKLADRISFKIHRVQEVGVLQPAAISVYEYYNQKHCVKFYHPQREGGTLSRLCLGDVCTCAEESCSMQKKDEPDVNRIDKACGAGLDYVYKATVVDSKLTTHTDTYTMKIDDVVKPGTDEVIVGRNRDFMGLSYCREALGLKQGKPYMIMGKSEDLHRVEEKGLLQYKYVLGEQTWIEYWPSQQECTSRNYRKVCLGIDEFINQITTFGCPV